One window of the Lactococcus lactis genome contains the following:
- the dhaL gene encoding dihydroxyacetone kinase subunit DhaL, protein MLTIDTTIEWLGKFNEKIQENKAYLSELDGPIGDGDHGANMARGMSETMKALEVSNFGNVSEIFKKVAMTLISKVGGASGPLYGSGFLAMSKTATETLDTSELIYAGLEAIQKRGKAQVGEKTMVDIWSAFLNDLQTDSASKDNLEKVVKASAGLLATKGRASYLGERSIGHIDPGTQSSAYLFETLLEVVA, encoded by the coding sequence ATGTTAACAATAGATACAACCATTGAATGGTTAGGAAAATTCAACGAAAAAATACAAGAAAATAAAGCTTATCTAAGCGAACTAGACGGACCTATTGGTGACGGGGATCATGGTGCAAATATGGCTCGTGGGATGTCTGAAACAATGAAAGCATTGGAAGTTTCAAACTTTGGAAATGTCTCAGAAATCTTTAAAAAAGTGGCTATGACCCTAATATCAAAAGTAGGAGGAGCTTCTGGTCCTTTGTATGGTTCAGGCTTTCTAGCCATGAGTAAGACTGCCACAGAAACTTTGGATACAAGTGAATTAATTTATGCTGGACTAGAAGCTATTCAAAAAAGAGGAAAAGCTCAAGTCGGTGAAAAAACGATGGTTGATATCTGGTCAGCATTTTTAAATGACTTACAAACTGATTCAGCTTCCAAAGATAATTTAGAAAAAGTTGTTAAAGCAAGTGCAGGACTTTTAGCTACAAAAGGACGAGCTTCTTATCTTGGAGAACGCTCAATTGGACACATTGACCCTGGAACACAATCAAGTGCTTATTTATTTGAAACACTTTTGGAGGTAGTAGCATGA
- a CDS encoding ABC transporter permease — protein sequence MRTLAIFKRIMLQRRGDPRTLAMMFLAPIFILTLMYFLFQVPSNTAYRVGLKSDNTELTRALKDMPNDKAHLKVISVSENNRSTMNEKDLSAIVSISGKNIDVSYANQSNGTSSAIKLLLTQVIQESQVKATKEETKQALQNLISKLPQTSGQSFSTNFRVDTEQYKVTSHYLYGDPSSTNATFDDLAPILVGAFAFFLVLLISGISLVNERTSGTLGRMLVTPVKRTEIVTGYTLSYGILAMIQTAFMVVFTYWILGVHNNGNIGWVFVINFFIAIIALLFGLLLSTLAKTEFQFVQMIPLAIVPQFLFSGLIPVDTMPVILQAIAHCIPVYYGISAMQEVVKRGVGFSGIWFDLLIMLLFAALLYLANVLALKNVRRT from the coding sequence ATGAGAACACTTGCTATCTTTAAACGAATTATGCTTCAACGGCGTGGTGACCCTAGGACGCTGGCAATGATGTTTTTAGCTCCAATATTTATTTTGACGCTCATGTACTTTCTCTTTCAAGTACCGTCAAATACTGCTTATAGAGTGGGTTTGAAGTCTGATAATACAGAATTAACAAGAGCTTTGAAGGATATGCCAAATGATAAAGCACATCTGAAAGTGATTAGTGTTTCTGAAAATAATCGCTCAACAATGAATGAGAAAGATTTGAGTGCAATTGTTAGTATTTCGGGAAAAAATATTGATGTTAGTTATGCTAATCAGTCAAATGGAACAAGTTCTGCGATTAAGCTACTTTTAACACAAGTCATTCAAGAAAGCCAAGTTAAGGCAACTAAAGAGGAGACTAAGCAGGCTCTGCAAAATTTGATAAGTAAGTTACCTCAAACATCAGGTCAAAGTTTTTCAACAAATTTCAGGGTTGATACAGAGCAGTATAAAGTAACGAGTCACTATTTGTACGGAGATCCTAGTAGTACAAATGCTACTTTTGATGATTTAGCACCGATTTTAGTTGGAGCCTTTGCTTTCTTCTTGGTGCTTCTAATTTCAGGTATTTCATTAGTGAACGAGCGAACCTCAGGGACGCTGGGGAGAATGTTAGTCACTCCTGTGAAACGAACTGAAATCGTGACGGGCTATACTTTGAGTTATGGAATTCTTGCAATGATTCAAACAGCATTCATGGTTGTTTTTACTTATTGGATTTTAGGGGTTCATAATAACGGAAATATTGGTTGGGTCTTTGTCATTAATTTCTTTATCGCCATCATCGCTTTATTGTTTGGATTACTTTTATCCACATTAGCAAAAACAGAATTTCAATTTGTACAGATGATTCCTTTAGCGATTGTTCCCCAATTTTTATTTTCTGGTTTGATTCCTGTGGATACGATGCCTGTCATTCTTCAAGCAATCGCTCATTGTATTCCGGTTTATTATGGAATTTCTGCCATGCAAGAGGTAGTTAAAAGAGGAGTAGGATTCTCTGGAATCTGGTTTGATTTGCTCATTATGCTACTTTTTGCGGCTCTGCTCTATCTTGCGAATGTTTTAGCTTTGAAAAATGTTCGTCGGACTTAA
- the dhaK gene encoding dihydroxyacetone kinase subunit DhaK: MKKIINQPQDVVSEMLDGLTYAYGDLIEKVPDFEIIQRKSPKSGKVALVSGGGSGHEPAHAGFVGEGMLSAAVCGAIFTSPTPDQIYEAIKSADEGAGVLLIIKNYSGDVMNFEMAREMAEMEEIKVEQIIVDDDIAVENSLYTQGRRGVAGTVLVHKILGAAAHQGASLDEIKDLADKVVKNIKTIGLALSAATVPEVGKPGFVLDDNEIEYGVGIHSEPGYRREKMRTSYELATELVGKLKEEFKFEAGQKYGILVNGMGATPLMEQFIFMNDVAKLLTEENIEILFKKVGNYMTSIDMAGLSLTMIKLEDDQWLKNLNEDVKTISWG; this comes from the coding sequence ATGAAAAAAATTATTAATCAACCACAAGATGTGGTCTCAGAAATGTTAGACGGATTAACCTATGCTTACGGGGATTTGATTGAAAAAGTTCCAGATTTTGAAATTATTCAACGTAAAAGTCCTAAAAGTGGAAAAGTTGCCTTAGTATCAGGCGGGGGTTCTGGACACGAACCGGCTCATGCTGGCTTTGTCGGGGAAGGAATGCTATCAGCAGCTGTTTGTGGAGCTATTTTCACATCACCAACGCCTGATCAAATTTATGAGGCAATCAAATCTGCTGACGAAGGAGCTGGAGTACTCTTAATTATCAAAAATTATTCAGGCGATGTGATGAATTTTGAAATGGCACGAGAAATGGCTGAGATGGAAGAGATTAAGGTTGAGCAAATTATTGTTGACGATGATATCGCCGTTGAAAATTCGCTCTATACTCAAGGAAGACGAGGAGTTGCTGGAACAGTCCTTGTTCATAAAATATTAGGCGCAGCTGCCCATCAAGGGGCTTCTTTAGATGAAATCAAAGATTTGGCTGATAAGGTCGTCAAGAATATCAAGACTATTGGCTTAGCTTTGTCAGCCGCAACAGTTCCAGAAGTTGGAAAACCTGGTTTTGTTCTTGATGATAATGAAATTGAATATGGCGTAGGAATTCATAGTGAACCCGGATACCGTCGGGAAAAAATGAGAACTTCTTATGAGCTAGCAACAGAACTGGTTGGAAAGTTGAAAGAAGAATTCAAATTTGAAGCTGGTCAAAAATATGGAATTCTTGTAAATGGTATGGGAGCGACGCCATTAATGGAGCAATTCATTTTTATGAATGATGTTGCAAAATTACTGACAGAAGAAAATATTGAAATTCTTTTTAAAAAAGTTGGGAATTATATGACTTCAATTGATATGGCAGGCTTGTCACTTACAATGATTAAGTTGGAAGATGACCAATGGCTCAAAAATCTTAATGAAGACGTGAAAACTATTTCTTGGGGATAA
- the dhaQ gene encoding DhaKLM operon coactivator DhaQ, whose translation MKFYTSTNEIPEEMLKGIDLTYPQLTYLPETGILYDNTYNEKTVPIISGGGSGHEPAHVGYVGSGMLAAAVTGPLFIPPKSKNILKAIRQVNSGKGVFVIIKNFEADLKEFNETIKEARNEGIDVRYIVSHDDISVNAYNFHKRHRGVAGTILLHKILGAFAKEGGSIDEIEQLALSLSPEIYTLGVALAPVHFPHQKTSFVLAEDEVSFGIGIHGEPGYRVEKFEDSERIAVELVNKLKAEINWQKKANKNYILLVNGLGSTTLMELYSFQYDVMRLLELEGLSVKFCKVGNLMTSCDMSGISLTLCSVKDPKWLDYLNAPTGAFAW comes from the coding sequence ATGAAATTCTATACTTCAACAAATGAAATTCCAGAGGAGATGTTAAAAGGGATTGATTTGACTTACCCTCAGTTGACTTATCTACCAGAAACTGGAATTCTCTATGATAATACATATAATGAAAAAACAGTTCCAATTATTTCAGGTGGAGGAAGTGGTCATGAACCGGCCCATGTAGGTTACGTTGGGTCTGGAATGCTTGCGGCAGCTGTGACTGGTCCTCTATTTATACCACCAAAGTCTAAAAATATTTTAAAAGCTATTCGCCAAGTTAACTCAGGCAAAGGAGTTTTTGTGATCATCAAAAATTTTGAAGCTGACTTAAAGGAATTTAATGAGACAATAAAAGAAGCGAGAAATGAAGGAATTGATGTAAGATATATTGTCAGCCATGATGATATTTCGGTGAATGCTTATAATTTTCATAAAAGACATCGAGGAGTTGCTGGAACAATTTTACTTCATAAAATTCTTGGTGCTTTTGCTAAAGAAGGCGGAAGTATTGATGAAATTGAACAATTAGCTCTGTCACTTTCCCCAGAAATTTATACTTTGGGTGTTGCCTTAGCACCTGTTCATTTTCCTCATCAAAAGACTTCATTTGTTCTAGCTGAAGATGAAGTTTCTTTTGGAATTGGAATACACGGAGAACCCGGTTATCGTGTTGAAAAATTTGAAGACTCAGAGCGTATTGCCGTAGAGTTAGTAAATAAGTTAAAAGCAGAAATTAACTGGCAAAAAAAAGCAAATAAAAATTATATTTTGCTTGTAAATGGTTTGGGTTCAACAACATTAATGGAACTTTATAGTTTTCAATATGATGTGATGCGCCTTTTAGAACTTGAAGGCTTATCTGTTAAGTTTTGCAAAGTTGGAAACCTAATGACAAGTTGTGATATGTCAGGAATTTCATTAACACTTTGTTCTGTTAAAGATCCTAAATGGTTGGACTATCTGAATGCTCCAACGGGAGCTTTTGCATGGTAA
- a CDS encoding TetR/AcrR family transcriptional regulator, translating into MSEEQTLNEVYADTLKKMENLTEKQKKVLQASLELFASQGFEATTSQQIAKRAGVSVGSVYHTFPTKQAILVAVLAPIFEGTMDTVANQFNDNTFGKGFESVEELVKVTIADRFYFADKNINVIRLMLGQMLVNSVFVEDLKKFFEQQAKQLVLPTIVRLQAEQKIKNLPIEKILQILFYPLATYIGKRVLGINNMSLEEEIEFATEITIKTLKV; encoded by the coding sequence ATGTCTGAAGAACAAACATTAAATGAGGTTTATGCTGATACCCTAAAAAAAATGGAAAATTTGACAGAAAAGCAAAAGAAAGTTTTACAGGCGTCATTAGAGCTCTTTGCATCACAAGGCTTTGAAGCGACAACTTCTCAACAAATTGCAAAAAGGGCGGGAGTTTCTGTTGGTTCTGTTTACCACACTTTCCCCACGAAACAAGCCATTCTTGTAGCGGTACTTGCACCTATCTTTGAGGGGACAATGGATACTGTCGCCAATCAATTTAATGATAATACATTTGGCAAAGGATTTGAAAGCGTGGAAGAGCTCGTTAAGGTAACCATTGCTGACCGTTTTTATTTTGCCGATAAAAATATAAATGTGATTCGCTTGATGTTGGGACAAATGCTTGTTAATTCCGTTTTTGTTGAAGACTTAAAAAAATTTTTCGAGCAACAGGCCAAACAGTTAGTTTTACCAACAATTGTTCGCCTCCAAGCGGAACAAAAAATAAAAAATCTTCCGATTGAAAAAATTCTACAGATTCTTTTTTATCCTTTAGCGACCTATATAGGTAAAAGAGTTTTGGGAATTAACAATATGTCATTAGAGGAAGAAATAGAATTTGCCACTGAAATTACTATAAAGACACTCAAAGTTTAA
- a CDS encoding C69 family dipeptidase, translating to MTCTTFLVGKKASLDGTTLIARNEDGGDKPNPQRFVVINPENQPKHYRSIATACEFDLPENPLSYTSTPDADSTYGIWAAAGINSENVAMTATETSTTNSRILGLDPYVEAGLGEEDFTTITLPYIQSAREGVERMGQLLEKYGTYESNGMAFSDKDEIWWLETLGGHQWAAIRIPDDAYVIAPNRLNIDWYDFESSDTIYSTGLKEFIDKNKLNPDFDGYNLRHIFGSSTIKDTRYNNPRAWYVQNYFSPETTGNDDPFNQDLPFICHANRKISIEEIKFVMSSHYENTAYDPYSTTSSAAEQKLIRPIGLNRNLELHVLQIRDNIDKELAGIHWLAFGPNSFNSLVPFYARVSDTPTCYRDTKADFDPTKMYWLTTMTAVLGDSNFQAYVDKRDNFDLNTMAKLRALQNETDKGSDQSLEAVNEKLAQIALTAQTELLGKMVISGSNHMKLRFDFND from the coding sequence ATGACCTGTACAACATTTCTCGTCGGTAAAAAAGCCTCATTAGATGGCACAACTTTAATTGCACGAAACGAAGATGGTGGAGATAAACCTAATCCCCAACGTTTTGTTGTCATCAATCCTGAAAATCAACCCAAGCACTATCGCTCTATCGCCACAGCTTGTGAATTTGACTTACCAGAAAATCCCCTATCATATACTTCTACACCTGATGCGGATTCAACCTATGGTATATGGGCAGCGGCTGGAATTAATAGTGAGAATGTTGCCATGACTGCGACAGAAACCTCAACAACAAATAGTCGTATCTTGGGATTGGACCCTTATGTTGAAGCAGGACTAGGTGAAGAAGACTTCACAACAATTACCCTCCCTTATATCCAGAGTGCGCGTGAGGGTGTTGAACGGATGGGGCAACTCTTAGAAAAATATGGAACTTATGAATCAAACGGAATGGCTTTTTCTGATAAAGATGAAATTTGGTGGTTAGAAACACTAGGTGGACATCAATGGGCAGCTATTCGTATCCCCGACGACGCTTATGTTATTGCTCCTAATCGTCTTAATATCGATTGGTATGATTTTGAAAGTTCTGACACGATTTATTCAACTGGTTTGAAAGAATTTATTGATAAGAACAAGCTTAATCCAGACTTTGATGGTTATAACCTTCGTCATATTTTTGGTTCAAGTACCATTAAAGACACGCGCTACAACAATCCACGCGCTTGGTATGTGCAAAACTATTTTTCTCCAGAAACCACAGGAAATGACGATCCATTTAACCAAGATTTACCTTTCATCTGCCATGCCAATCGCAAAATTTCCATTGAAGAAATTAAGTTTGTCATGTCAAGTCATTATGAAAATACAGCTTATGACCCATACAGCACAACATCAAGCGCCGCAGAACAAAAATTGATTCGACCAATTGGACTCAATCGTAATTTGGAACTTCATGTTTTACAAATTCGAGATAATATAGACAAGGAGCTTGCTGGCATTCATTGGCTTGCTTTTGGACCTAACAGTTTCAATAGCCTTGTTCCATTTTATGCTAGAGTAAGTGATACCCCTACTTGTTATCGCGATACAAAAGCCGACTTTGACCCAACCAAAATGTATTGGTTGACTACAATGACCGCTGTTCTAGGAGATAGTAATTTCCAAGCCTATGTCGATAAAAGAGACAATTTTGACCTAAACACAATGGCAAAATTAAGAGCCTTACAAAACGAAACCGACAAAGGAAGTGACCAATCACTTGAAGCAGTGAACGAAAAACTTGCACAGATTGCTCTGACTGCTCAAACTGAACTTCTTGGTAAAATGGTTATTTCTGGTTCCAATCACATGAAACTTCGCTTTGATTTTAATGATTAA
- a CDS encoding Cof-type HAD-IIB family hydrolase, with protein sequence MTKIKHIFSDLDGTLLDDQGKISKKTQEVIENSNLPFSLVSARAPQAMESLINQLNLKSSQVAFNGGLIFAKNKVIKANPLVHASTQELIKTIKKDYPEINLSLYSLSDWYVEKIDKDIEQEMQFTPQVPKLVDLETLITERPRLEIFKILLITPNESKLEEIKKHLEKLNFPDIIIQKTWETYLEITHLEAQKAKAVQFIAQREQLEQSELAAFGDNENDLSMLKAVGLPIVMANASDDLKKIGKVITKSNTEDGVAYGIQKYITDSPF encoded by the coding sequence ATGACTAAGATTAAACATATTTTTTCTGACCTAGACGGGACTTTACTTGATGACCAAGGTAAAATTTCCAAAAAGACTCAAGAAGTGATTGAAAACTCTAATCTTCCGTTTTCTTTGGTTTCAGCAAGAGCACCTCAAGCGATGGAGAGTCTAATTAATCAATTGAATTTAAAAAGCTCACAAGTTGCTTTTAATGGCGGGCTTATTTTTGCTAAAAATAAAGTTATTAAGGCAAATCCATTGGTTCATGCTAGCACTCAAGAATTAATTAAGACAATCAAAAAAGATTATCCTGAAATAAATCTATCCCTGTACAGTTTAAGCGATTGGTATGTTGAAAAGATTGATAAAGACATCGAACAAGAAATGCAATTTACTCCACAGGTTCCTAAGTTAGTAGATTTGGAAACATTGATAACTGAGCGACCAAGACTAGAAATATTTAAAATTCTTTTGATTACACCAAATGAAAGTAAGTTAGAAGAAATTAAAAAACATTTAGAAAAGCTAAATTTTCCTGATATAATCATTCAAAAAACTTGGGAAACGTATCTTGAGATTACACATCTTGAAGCTCAAAAAGCTAAAGCAGTCCAATTTATTGCTCAAAGAGAACAGTTAGAGCAAAGCGAACTTGCAGCATTTGGCGATAATGAAAATGATTTAAGTATGTTAAAAGCTGTTGGGTTACCAATTGTCATGGCAAATGCTTCTGATGACTTAAAAAAAATAGGAAAAGTGATTACGAAAAGCAATACAGAAGATGGTGTCGCTTATGGAATTCAAAAATATATTACTGACAGCCCTTTTTAA
- a CDS encoding MIP/aquaporin family protein, with translation MTLQILGEFLGTFILVLLGNGVVAANVLGKTKSENAGWVTIAIGWGLAVAVAVWVVGFFSPAYLNPALVIGFLVLGKIKIGLAFAFIVAEFLGAMLGAVAVWLHYYPHWEETKDSSLILASFATAPAIRHSWSNYLGEAFDGALLMILIMAMGHYRLEGGFGPIIVGFLIMAVGFSLGPTTGYAMNPARDLGPRIMHALLPIKNKGTSGWGYAWIPATGSIVGAVIAGLLYQWMLTLH, from the coding sequence ATGACATTGCAAATATTGGGAGAATTTCTGGGCACTTTCATCCTTGTATTATTAGGAAATGGGGTTGTCGCAGCAAATGTTTTAGGTAAAACAAAATCGGAAAATGCAGGTTGGGTGACTATTGCAATTGGTTGGGGCTTAGCAGTTGCTGTCGCTGTCTGGGTAGTTGGCTTCTTTTCACCCGCTTATCTCAATCCAGCCTTGGTCATTGGTTTTCTTGTCTTAGGGAAAATAAAGATTGGCTTAGCATTTGCTTTTATTGTAGCCGAATTTTTAGGTGCTATGTTAGGTGCTGTTGCCGTTTGGTTACATTATTATCCTCATTGGGAAGAAACAAAAGATTCTTCTCTAATCTTGGCAAGTTTTGCCACAGCACCCGCTATTCGTCATTCTTGGTCCAATTATTTAGGAGAAGCTTTTGATGGGGCGCTACTCATGATACTGATTATGGCAATGGGCCATTATCGTCTGGAAGGTGGTTTTGGTCCAATTATTGTCGGTTTTCTTATTATGGCAGTTGGTTTTTCTTTAGGACCAACAACTGGCTACGCGATGAATCCAGCACGTGACCTAGGTCCGAGAATAATGCACGCCCTTTTACCAATCAAAAATAAAGGAACTTCCGGCTGGGGATATGCTTGGATTCCAGCAACTGGTTCAATTGTTGGTGCTGTAATTGCTGGACTACTCTATCAATGGATGTTGACGCTCCATTGA
- a CDS encoding ABC transporter ATP-binding protein: protein MKSPIAINDISVKFGDKAILDHLSYEFESGKIICLIGPSGAGKSTFIKAIVGMQKLDSGNVKILERKIPDREVLGKLGYMAQEDALFKELTGKQNLEFFGSLQGIKKKDLQGKLDKAAATVNLTKQLNQSISNYSGGMQRRLSLAIALQTDAPILLLDEPTVGIDPELRQEIWEELRTQANQEKTILITTHVMDEAERCDVVLMLRNGKFIAEGSPKEIKEKYQVASVEEAFIVAGKNLELENKGAAK from the coding sequence ATGAAATCACCGATTGCTATTAATGATATTAGTGTGAAATTTGGCGATAAGGCAATATTAGACCATTTATCCTATGAATTTGAAAGTGGAAAAATTATTTGTTTGATTGGACCTTCTGGAGCTGGTAAGTCAACCTTTATCAAGGCCATTGTTGGAATGCAAAAATTGGATTCTGGCAATGTTAAGATTCTTGAAAGAAAAATTCCTGACAGAGAAGTATTAGGGAAATTAGGCTATATGGCGCAAGAAGACGCCCTATTTAAGGAATTGACCGGCAAACAAAATTTAGAATTTTTTGGTTCTTTGCAAGGAATCAAAAAAAAGGATTTACAAGGAAAACTTGATAAGGCAGCTGCTACAGTAAATCTGACTAAGCAGTTAAATCAATCAATTTCTAATTATTCAGGAGGAATGCAAAGGCGCTTATCACTCGCTATTGCTCTGCAAACGGATGCTCCGATTTTACTTTTAGATGAACCAACTGTTGGGATTGATCCAGAATTGCGTCAAGAAATTTGGGAAGAGCTGCGAACTCAAGCAAATCAAGAAAAAACAATATTAATTACGACGCATGTTATGGATGAAGCTGAACGTTGTGATGTCGTACTGATGCTTAGAAATGGTAAATTTATAGCAGAAGGTTCGCCAAAGGAAATTAAGGAAAAGTATCAAGTTGCCTCGGTTGAGGAAGCCTTTATTGTTGCGGGAAAAAATTTAGAGTTAGAAAATAAGGGGGCAGCGAAATGA
- a CDS encoding phosphoglycerate kinase produces MAKLTVKDVELKGKKVLVRVDFNVPIKDGVITNDNRITAALPTIKYILEQGGRAVLFSHLGRVKEEADKAGKSLAPVAKALSEKLGQDVVFPGTTRGAELEAAINELKDGEILLVENTRFEDIDGKKESKNDPELGKYWASLGDGIFVNDAFGTAHRAHASNVGISANVDKAVAGFLLENEIAYIQEAVEAPERPFVAILGGSKVSDKIGVIENLLSKADKVIIGGGMAYTFLKAQGYEIGTSLVEDDKLDLAKELLEKAAGKLILPLDHKVANAFAGYTEVKETADQNIPAGFMGLDVASKTIADYNTQLEGAKTVVWNGPVGVFENPDFQAGTVGLMEAIVKQPGVKSIIGGGDSAAAAINLGYADKFSWISTGGGASMELLEGKVLPGLAALTEK; encoded by the coding sequence ATGGCAAAATTGACTGTAAAAGACGTTGAACTTAAAGGCAAAAAAGTCCTCGTACGTGTTGACTTTAATGTTCCAATTAAAGATGGCGTAATCACAAATGATAACCGTATCACTGCTGCGCTTCCAACAATTAAATACATCCTTGAACAAGGTGGACGTGCAGTCCTCTTCTCTCACTTGGGACGTGTTAAAGAAGAAGCTGACAAAGCTGGTAAATCACTTGCACCAGTAGCTAAAGCTCTTTCTGAAAAACTTGGTCAAGATGTTGTTTTCCCAGGAACTACTCGTGGAGCAGAACTTGAAGCAGCAATCAACGAACTTAAAGATGGAGAAATCCTTCTCGTTGAAAACACTCGTTTTGAAGACATCGACGGTAAAAAAGAATCTAAAAATGACCCAGAACTTGGTAAATACTGGGCTTCACTTGGTGACGGAATCTTCGTTAATGACGCATTTGGTACAGCTCACCGTGCTCACGCATCAAACGTTGGTATCTCAGCAAATGTTGATAAAGCCGTTGCTGGTTTCCTTCTTGAAAACGAAATTGCTTATATCCAAGAAGCAGTTGAAGCTCCAGAACGTCCATTCGTAGCAATCCTTGGTGGTTCAAAAGTTTCAGATAAAATCGGTGTTATCGAAAACCTTCTTTCAAAAGCTGATAAAGTTATCATCGGTGGTGGGATGGCTTACACATTCTTGAAAGCTCAAGGTTACGAAATCGGAACTTCACTCGTTGAAGATGACAAACTTGATCTTGCTAAAGAATTGCTTGAAAAAGCAGCTGGAAAATTGATTTTGCCACTTGACCACAAAGTTGCTAACGCATTTGCTGGTTACACAGAAGTTAAAGAAACTGCAGACCAAAATATTCCTGCAGGCTTCATGGGACTTGACGTAGCAAGCAAAACAATTGCTGACTACAACACACAACTTGAAGGTGCTAAAACAGTTGTTTGGAATGGTCCAGTTGGTGTATTTGAAAACCCAGACTTCCAAGCAGGTACTGTTGGATTGATGGAAGCTATCGTTAAACAACCAGGTGTTAAATCAATCATCGGTGGTGGTGACTCAGCAGCAGCAGCAATCAACCTTGGCTATGCAGATAAATTCTCATGGATTTCAACTGGTGGTGGAGCTTCAATGGAACTCCTCGAAGGTAAAGTACTTCCAGGACTTGCAGCTTTGACTGAAAAATAA
- the dhaM gene encoding dihydroxyacetone kinase phosphoryl donor subunit DhaM has product MTYGIVIVSHSPEIASGLKKLIREVAKNISLTAIGGLENGEIGTSFDRVMNAIEENEADNLLTFFDLGSARMNLDLVSEMTDKELTIFNVPLIEGAYTASALLEAGATFEAIKEQLEKMMIEK; this is encoded by the coding sequence ATGACTTATGGAATTGTAATCGTTTCTCATTCCCCTGAGATTGCCTCAGGACTAAAAAAATTAATTCGTGAAGTCGCTAAAAATATTTCGCTAACCGCTATAGGTGGTTTAGAAAATGGCGAAATAGGCACCTCATTTGACCGAGTTATGAATGCTATTGAAGAAAATGAGGCAGACAATCTCTTAACATTTTTTGATTTAGGAAGTGCTCGAATGAATTTGGATTTGGTTTCTGAAATGACAGACAAAGAATTAACCATTTTTAATGTCCCGCTCATTGAGGGAGCTTACACAGCGAGTGCTCTCTTAGAAGCAGGAGCAACTTTTGAAGCAATAAAAGAGCAGTTAGAAAAAATGATGATAGAAAAATAA
- the dhaS gene encoding dihydroxyacetone kinase transcriptional activator DhaS — MKKSIITQKIIAKAFKDLMQSNAYHQISVSDIMQTAKIRRQTFYNYFQNQEELLSWIFENDFAELINDNSDYYGWQNELLLLLRYLDENQIFYQKIFVIDKNFEHFFLIQWENLLDKVIFDQEKKSDYHWSDLEKSFICRYNAAAICAITRESIIRGNSLEKLYSQIVNLLLAQIKIFES, encoded by the coding sequence ATGAAAAAATCAATCATTACACAAAAAATTATTGCTAAAGCTTTTAAAGACCTGATGCAAAGTAATGCTTATCACCAGATCTCTGTCAGTGATATCATGCAAACTGCAAAAATTAGACGACAAACTTTTTATAATTATTTTCAGAACCAAGAAGAGCTTTTATCTTGGATTTTTGAGAATGATTTTGCCGAATTAATTAATGATAATTCGGATTATTATGGTTGGCAAAATGAACTCTTACTCTTATTACGCTACTTAGATGAAAATCAAATTTTTTATCAAAAAATATTTGTTATAGATAAAAATTTTGAACACTTTTTCCTTATTCAATGGGAAAACTTACTTGATAAGGTTATTTTTGACCAAGAAAAAAAGTCTGACTATCATTGGTCAGACTTAGAAAAATCTTTTATATGTCGTTATAATGCTGCAGCAATTTGTGCAATAACTAGAGAATCAATCATTAGAGGAAATTCTTTAGAAAAGCTTTATTCTCAGATTGTAAATCTTTTACTTGCTCAAATTAAAATTTTTGAAAGCTGA